The following proteins are co-located in the Bordetella bronchialis genome:
- a CDS encoding PepSY-associated TM helix domain-containing protein, with amino-acid sequence MSDLHIWAGLLAGWLLYAMFLTGTVSYFKDEISAWMRPEVRNREPVPDPAAVAQRIADELGTVAAGSPQWSMELPTPRSNVLGAFWRLPSPEPGRRAFQSAAFDPETGHRVAARDTQGGEFFYRFHFQFHYLSAQWGRWLAGLCAMFMLVAIVSGVITHKKIFVDFFTFRWGKGQRSWLDAHNALSVFGLPFHLMITYTGLVTLMTLYMPWGERAALKTPAQRLELRAQLSAFIQPGKPSGQPASLAPIADMVRQAQDRWGRDNVGHVTVTLAGDAAARVAVTRGEAGRTSMSPQYLLFEGTTGKLLEVRDSVGAAAEVRGVLYALHMGRFSDLQMRWLYFIVSLAGTAMVGTGLVMWTVKRRQKLPDPDRPYFGFRLVERLNIAAIAGLSVAMTAFLWGNRLLPVDLAARGSREIDLFFAVWAVTLLYALARPARKAWIELLWLAAALLALLPGLNALTTQRPFWHSVATGDWVYAGFDLMMWALAALHAVLAWRTMRHTGRARRAGPASRGPVRASAAGESP; translated from the coding sequence ATGTCCGACCTGCATATCTGGGCGGGCTTGCTTGCCGGGTGGCTGCTGTACGCGATGTTCCTGACCGGCACCGTCAGTTACTTCAAGGACGAGATCTCGGCGTGGATGCGGCCCGAGGTGCGCAATCGCGAACCGGTGCCGGACCCGGCCGCGGTGGCGCAGCGCATCGCCGATGAACTGGGCACCGTGGCGGCCGGCAGCCCGCAATGGAGCATGGAGCTGCCCACGCCGCGCAGCAATGTCCTGGGCGCGTTCTGGCGCCTGCCAAGCCCGGAGCCCGGCCGCCGCGCCTTCCAGTCGGCCGCCTTCGATCCGGAAACCGGCCATCGCGTCGCCGCCCGCGACACGCAGGGCGGAGAGTTCTTCTACCGTTTCCATTTCCAGTTCCACTACCTGTCCGCGCAGTGGGGCCGCTGGCTGGCGGGACTGTGCGCGATGTTCATGCTGGTGGCCATCGTCAGCGGCGTCATCACGCACAAGAAGATCTTTGTCGACTTCTTTACCTTCCGCTGGGGCAAGGGCCAGCGATCCTGGCTGGACGCGCACAACGCGCTGTCGGTATTCGGGCTGCCTTTCCATTTGATGATCACCTATACCGGCCTGGTCACGCTGATGACGCTGTATATGCCATGGGGCGAACGGGCCGCGCTGAAGACGCCGGCGCAGCGGCTGGAACTGCGGGCGCAGCTCTCTGCCTTTATCCAGCCGGGCAAGCCCAGCGGGCAGCCGGCCAGCCTGGCGCCTATCGCCGACATGGTGCGCCAGGCGCAGGACCGCTGGGGGCGGGACAACGTGGGCCATGTCACGGTAACGCTGGCCGGCGACGCGGCCGCGCGCGTGGCGGTGACGCGTGGCGAAGCCGGCCGCACGTCCATGAGCCCGCAGTACCTGCTGTTCGAAGGGACCACCGGCAAGCTGCTGGAAGTCCGCGACAGCGTGGGGGCGGCGGCCGAGGTGCGGGGCGTCCTGTATGCGCTGCACATGGGACGCTTCAGCGACCTGCAGATGCGCTGGCTGTACTTCATCGTCAGCCTGGCGGGCACGGCCATGGTCGGCACCGGGCTGGTGATGTGGACGGTGAAGCGCCGCCAGAAGCTGCCGGATCCGGACCGGCCTTACTTCGGCTTCAGGCTCGTGGAGCGGCTGAACATCGCCGCCATCGCCGGCCTGTCGGTGGCGATGACGGCCTTCCTGTGGGGCAACCGGCTATTGCCCGTGGACCTGGCCGCGCGAGGCAGCCGCGAGATCGATCTGTTTTTCGCCGTATGGGCGGTGACCTTGCTCTATGCGCTGGCACGGCCGGCCCGCAAGGCGTGGATCGAGCTGCTGTGGCTGGCGGCGGCGCTGCTGGCCTTGCTGCCGGGGTTGAACGCGCTGACCACGCAGCGGCCGTTCTGGCATAGCGTGGCCACCGGCGACTGGGTCTATGCGGGCTTCGACCTGATGATGTGGGCGCTGGCGGCGCTGCATGCCGTCCTGGCTTGGCGCACGATGCGGCATACCGGCCGCGCGCGGCGCGCCGGGCCGGCATCCAGGGGACCGGTGCGCGCATCGGCCGCGGGGGAATCGCCATGA
- a CDS encoding DUF3325 domain-containing protein, translated as MMHLLVLLCCLAGFLSLALATERQQEALFGRILSGGRSHGLRWTGWGFLAVALWIVVAAQGWGLGLVSYSGHTSLAAGLVYLGLIVRARLG; from the coding sequence ATGATGCACCTGCTGGTGCTGCTGTGCTGCCTGGCCGGCTTCCTGTCCCTGGCGCTGGCCACGGAACGGCAGCAGGAGGCCCTGTTCGGCCGCATTCTTTCCGGCGGGCGCAGCCATGGCCTGCGCTGGACGGGCTGGGGCTTCCTTGCCGTGGCCCTGTGGATCGTGGTCGCGGCGCAGGGTTGGGGCCTGGGCCTGGTGAGCTACAGCGGGCACACCAGCCTGGCCGCCGGCCTGGTGTACCTGGGCTTGATCGTGCGGGCCCGGCTGGGGTAG